In Planktothrix sp. FACHB-1365, the genomic stretch TAACACTAATACCGGAGTTCGGATATAGCTATAAACCACATCCAGGGATTGATCCAGAAACAATTCTAACCCCTTGGGACGTAAAAAAAATTCCAAAAGACCTCGCCGAGAAATCATCCCCAAAAATTCTGAAGTGTCATTTTCTTTTGGCTCGACAATAATCACACCCGGAAGTAAGGGATGTCGTTCAAAGTGTTGAACTAGATCTCGAACAGAACACCCCAAAACCACTTGAAAATCATACAACGGTAAATCTTCTAGGGTAGACTCTAAACCTAAATCACCCCCGGTTTGATTTTCCCATAAATACGGTATAGACACTCTCGTCAAGGTAGTTTCCCGCAGTATGAATTACACAGTTATAGCAGGGAATAGGGAACAAGGAACACTTCGACAAGCTCAGTGCTTCGCAGGGAACAGGGAACAAGTAGGAAAAGATTGATAAAAATCAATAAATTTTAACGAATTCATTTATCTCTATTACCAATGGGGATTATCCTGGAGTAAGGCTTGAGCAGCATTAGCATCTACTGGCGGAGAAAAATAATAACCTTGTCCTTCTTCACATCCTAGATTTTTGAGTAAGGACAACTGTTCTTCGGTTTCTACTCCTTCGGCGGTGATTGTCATATTCAAATGATGAGCAAGGGTAATAATCGCATGAATAATTTCTAAATTTTGACGAGTTTCAGTAATTCGCTTAATAAAGGATCGATCAATTTTTAAATTATGCAGGGGAAACCGATGTAAATAACTCAGGGATGAATATCCGGTTCCAAAATCATCAATACTTAACTGAATATCTCGGTCTCGGAGTTGTTGTAAAAGTTCCGTTGCTGATTCAGGATGATCCATAATCGCACTTTCGGTGATTTCTAATTTTAAATAACTGCTATTTAACTGAGTTCTTAAAAGAATTTTATCAATATTTTGAATTAAATTAACTTGAGAAAATTGTTTAACAGAGAGATTGACACTCATTTTAATTTTATCTTTAAATAAACCTTGATCTTGCCACGTTTTTAACTGTTGACACGCTTCTTTTAACACCCATAACCCAATGGGAATAATTAATCCAGTTTCTTCGGCTGCTGGAATAAATTCCCCCGGAGAAACTAACCCTTTTTGGGGATGATACCACCGGATTAAAGCTTCAAATCCATTAATTCTTCCCGTTGTTAAGGAAATAATGGGTTGATAATATAAGAGAAATTCTTCACGATGTAAAGCCCGTCTTAAATCGGTTTCTAATTCTAAGCGTTGTTGGGCGTGATAGTGCATTTGAGTATCAAAAATTTGATATCGAGCTTTTCCCAAAGCTTTAGCTTGATACATGGCAATATCTGCATCTCTTAACAAATGTTCAGGTTGTTCATAGGTTTGATCACCGACAACAATTCCAATACTGGCATTAATAAATAATTCTTGATCATCAAATTGAAACGGCCAACTCATGG encodes the following:
- a CDS encoding GGDEF domain-containing response regulator, producing the protein MNYSFHRSFKADILIVDDTLENLRLLSTTLMQLGYKVRGVMTGQMAIMAVQTLPPDLILLDIKMSDMDGYTICQHLKSNELSRDIPVIFLSALNEVIDKVKAFEVGGADYITKPFQFEEVIARIENQMALQMAKAEIRQLNEELEQRVQERTQELESANLQLKTLNQRLEQEITEHQKTQKRLLHMASHDALTSLPNRVLFMNRLIQALQRTKQEPNYQFAVLFLDCDRFKVVNDSLGHFAGDRLLIAIARRLKTHLTTTDMLARFGGDEFTILLENIQGSEEASRLAQKIQTSMSWPFQFDDQELFINASIGIVVGDQTYEQPEHLLRDADIAMYQAKALGKARYQIFDTQMHYHAQQRLELETDLRRALHREEFLLYYQPIISLTTGRINGFEALIRWYHPQKGLVSPGEFIPAAEETGLIIPIGLWVLKEACQQLKTWQDQGLFKDKIKMSVNLSVKQFSQVNLIQNIDKILLRTQLNSSYLKLEITESAIMDHPESATELLQQLRDRDIQLSIDDFGTGYSSLSYLHRFPLHNLKIDRSFIKRITETRQNLEIIHAIITLAHHLNMTITAEGVETEEQLSLLKNLGCEEGQGYYFSPPVDANAAQALLQDNPHW